In Macadamia integrifolia cultivar HAES 741 unplaced genomic scaffold, SCU_Mint_v3 scaffold2353, whole genome shotgun sequence, one genomic interval encodes:
- the LOC122066342 gene encoding 17.8 kDa class I heat shock protein-like, with product MSLIPSFFGGRRTISDPFAMDIWDPFNDFPFSTFQSVPRNQFSTETAALVNARIDWKETPQAHIFKADLPGLKKEEVRVEVEEGRVLQISGERSKEQEEKSDQWHRVERSSGKFLRRFRLPENAKIDEVKAAMENGVLTVTVPKEEVKKPEVKAIEISG from the coding sequence ATGTCGCTTATTCCAAGCTTCTTTGGTGGCCGGAGAACCATCTCCGATCCATTCGCAATGGATATCTGGGATCCATTCAACGACTTCCCCTTCTCAACCTTCCAATCTGTTCCTCGAAACCAATTCTCCACTGAAACAGCTGCATTAGTCAATGCCCGTATCGATTGGAAGGAGACCCCACAAGCCCATATCTTCAAAGCTGATCTTCCTGGGCTCAAGAAGGAAGAAGTGAGAGTCGAGGTTGAAGAAGGCAGAGTCCTCCAGATCAGTGGAGAGAGGAGCAAAGAGCAGGAAGAGAAGAGTGACCAGTGGCACAGGGTTGAGCGTAGCAGTGGCAAGTTCCTGCGCAGGTTCAGGTTGCCTGAGAATGCCAAGATAGATGAGGTGAAGGCTGCCATGGAGAATGGTGTGCTCACTGTCACGGTGCCCAAGGAAGAAGTGAAGAAACCAGAGGTCAAAGCCATTGAAATCTCTGGCTAG